ACAGAAAATATCATCATCCTGCTTTCTTTTATCGTTCTTATCATCAGTTTATATTTAAATATTTTCAAATATACCTGCTATATTACGCTGCCTTTACTGGTTATTCTTCTTGGTGAGAGATCTACCCGATATCTCAATAAAGTAGGAGAAGTGATTGGAGACACATCTTACGGAATTTATATTTATTCTTTTCCGATACAGCAGGCGCTGATGTATTTTTTTAAGCTTGACACGGTTATGTTATTTATATTTTCATTACCACTTTCAATTCTCCTGGGATATATTTCCTGGCACCTGATTGAAAAGAAAGCATTAGGATATAAAGATTTATTTGCTAAAAAGGCTATTCAGTGATGAATAGCCTTTTTATTTATTTCAATACTTTTAAGTATATTTTCTGAGGTTCGTTGCTTAGTTTCACGTTAGGAAACTGTTTGTCATAATCAATAAAAATATCCCCTTTTTCATCTGCTTTTCCGTTTCCGTCAGAGTCCCAGCTTATTGTTACATAATATTTTGCCGAAACTACAGGTTTTGGATTGATCTTGCTTTCAGCATCCTTGGGTACTGGCAGATCAATAGTGAATGGTACAGATTTCTGCTCATATTCTTTTTCTGTGATTAATGTAGCAGGAGCATCTGCCAGCTTTTCATCTGCTCCATATAAACTTACTTTAAGTTTTGGATTTTTAATTGTAAAATTCTCTGTTCCCGAAAATTCTATTTTAATATGATCAGAAGAAGCTTCTGCAGCTGAGGCAGCAGGAGCTGGATCTTCAGCAGTATTTTTCTTTACTGGCTTGGTACAGCTTGACAGCATCAATGTACCTGCTGCTACGAATAATAAAAGATGGTTTCTCATTTGTTCTTTATTTTGTTACTATTAATTATATATTTCACTGATTGTAGATAACAAATTCTATACCTTAACTCTTACTATCTTATAAGGAATTTACTGCATTCTGAGCCTTCTTTGTCAAGGATTGAAAAACCAAATCATAGGAATGATCAATGAGTTTAAAGATCAGATCTCTTTTCAGGCCATCTGCTGTTACAGAATTCCAATGGGTTTTATTCATGTGATAAGCCCCTGTGATCTGAGGATACTTTTCACGGAGCTCTGCACTCCATTCGGGATCTGTTTTTACATTAATCGCTAACGGTTGTCTTTCAAGCCCCATCAGTAAAAACATTTTGGTATCTACTTTCAAAACAAGGGTCTCATTATCAAACGGAAAGCTTTCCGTAACTCCTTTTTTGGCAAGACAGTAATCTAAAATTTCGTTGGCATCCATATCAAATATAAGTAATGAGTGATCAATAATTAGTAATGATTAAATGATATCTGATATAATTCTTTAATCTTTGATTCAAATTTAGTAAATTTAAGAAAGAAATAATCTCACAAATCACAATTATTATGAAAGCTCTGGTAATAGGTGCTACAGGCGCCACGGGAAAAGATCTGGTACATCAGTTACTCAATGACACAGAGTTTGATGAAGTTGATATTTTTGTTAGAAAACCTGTTGATATTCAGAACGAGAGGCTTAAGGTTCATGTTGTGAATTTTGAAAAGCCTGAAGAATGGAAAGATATGGTGAAGGGAGATGTGGCATTTTCGTGCCTGGGAACCACTTTAAAGGATGCAGGAAGTAAGGAAGCCCAAAAGAAAGTAGACTTCGATTATCAGTATGAATTTGCAAAAGCAGCAAGAGAAAATGATGTGGAAGATTATATTCTGGTATCAGCCTATGGTGCAAATCCGCAATCAAAGATTTTCTATTCCAAAATGAAAGGTGAGCTGGAAGAAGCTGTAAAGCTGCTGCATTTCAATAAAATTACTATTTTCAAACCGGGAATGCTTGAACGAAAAGATTCTGAAAGAACCGGAGAAGTATTGGGAAGCCGCATTATCAAATTTGCTAATAAATTGGGGCTATTAGAAAGCCAAAAGCCTCTACCCACCAATATTCTGGCAAAAGCAATGATCAAATCTTCAAAAATAAAAAGTAACGGATACTCCAGTATAAAGCTTGGAAATATTTTCTGTTTTGCGGAGAAAACTAATGAATAATATTTCAACTAATTTTCTGTTTTGTTGCATCAATAATCTGCGTGATCCATTTGTAATACGGTAATTTTTTAAGTTTTAAAATTAATTCATAAGGAATATTTTCAGTTCCGATCAATGTTCCCGCAATTTGTCCGGCAATTGAAGCGTTCGTATCAGTATCTCCTCCAGAGCTGATAATTTGTTTAAACATTTCTTCCAGACCTAAATCAATAATTTTAGTTGAACAGTAAATTGCGAAAGGAACAGAATTAACAACATAGCCATTATTGCCCAATTTTGATATTTCTGAAATTGAAGAATTATTTCCTGTAGAATTAATTTCGATTAATCTATC
The window above is part of the Chryseobacterium sp. MA9 genome. Proteins encoded here:
- a CDS encoding YbaY family lipoprotein, giving the protein MRNHLLLFVAAGTLMLSSCTKPVKKNTAEDPAPAASAAEASSDHIKIEFSGTENFTIKNPKLKVSLYGADEKLADAPATLITEKEYEQKSVPFTIDLPVPKDAESKINPKPVVSAKYYVTISWDSDGNGKADEKGDIFIDYDKQFPNVKLSNEPQKIYLKVLK
- a CDS encoding MmcQ/YjbR family DNA-binding protein, which gives rise to MDANEILDYCLAKKGVTESFPFDNETLVLKVDTKMFLLMGLERQPLAINVKTDPEWSAELREKYPQITGAYHMNKTHWNSVTADGLKRDLIFKLIDHSYDLVFQSLTKKAQNAVNSL
- a CDS encoding NAD(P)H-binding protein; translated protein: MKALVIGATGATGKDLVHQLLNDTEFDEVDIFVRKPVDIQNERLKVHVVNFEKPEEWKDMVKGDVAFSCLGTTLKDAGSKEAQKKVDFDYQYEFAKAARENDVEDYILVSAYGANPQSKIFYSKMKGELEEAVKLLHFNKITIFKPGMLERKDSERTGEVLGSRIIKFANKLGLLESQKPLPTNILAKAMIKSSKIKSNGYSSIKLGNIFCFAEKTNE